A single region of the Marinobacter salinisoli genome encodes:
- a CDS encoding 16S rRNA (uracil(1498)-N(3))-methyltransferase translates to MRIPRIYTDAPLGQGATTELDENAAQHVGRVLRMQPGQELLLFNGDGKDYPATITESGKKRVEVAVGTPADNPTESGLQIVLGQTLSKGDRMDYAVQKAVEMGVTQIVPLTTERCDVRLKGDREEKRLRHWQSVAVSAAEQCGRARVPDIHPVMTVDQWLEFSRECDLRLVLHHRTEQSLQSMTPPSQVALMIGPEGGLSAEEITRAEAAGFLPVALGPRVLRTETAPVAAIALCQWLWGDFGDSA, encoded by the coding sequence ATGCGCATCCCCCGCATCTACACCGACGCCCCTCTGGGCCAGGGTGCCACAACGGAACTGGATGAAAACGCCGCCCAACATGTGGGCCGGGTGCTGCGCATGCAACCGGGCCAGGAATTGCTCCTGTTCAATGGCGATGGCAAGGACTACCCGGCCACCATCACCGAATCCGGTAAGAAGCGGGTTGAGGTTGCGGTGGGCACACCGGCCGACAATCCGACCGAATCCGGATTGCAGATCGTTCTCGGGCAAACCCTGTCCAAGGGTGACCGCATGGATTACGCGGTTCAGAAAGCGGTTGAAATGGGGGTGACCCAGATTGTGCCGCTCACCACCGAGCGCTGCGACGTCCGACTCAAAGGCGACCGGGAAGAAAAACGCCTGCGCCACTGGCAGTCCGTAGCCGTCAGTGCCGCTGAACAGTGTGGCCGCGCCCGGGTCCCTGACATCCACCCGGTGATGACAGTCGACCAGTGGCTGGAATTCAGCCGCGAGTGCGATCTGCGTCTGGTTCTGCACCACCGAACGGAACAATCCCTGCAATCCATGACTCCTCCCTCGCAGGTCGCGCTGATGATCGGACCGGAAGGCGGGCTGAGTGCCGAGGAGATTACCCGGGCCGAAGCGGCCGGATTTCTGCCCGTCGCCCTTGGCCCGAGGGTGCTGCGTACCGAAACCG
- a CDS encoding winged helix-turn-helix domain-containing tetratricopeptide repeat protein yields the protein MPASVYRFGNFRLDLARHELLCDNRPVAVEPQVFSVLKALIENRERTVAKDDLMAMVWPGRVVSDSALSSRIKSARHAIGDDGKAQALIKTIHGFGFRFVGEVVEDDVRPSTGGCADQRPSIVVLPFTLLGNDVKQAVLSQGLAHDIITGLSRLRWLKVIARASAFRLTAAGMSYAEMHRLTHARYCLAGCLEIDGKELAINFELIDMAAESVLWAERITGSLDDVHEVRSDIVTRTIAAFELQISAHEVQRAKLKSPDNLDTWESYHLGISHLFRFTEKDNQAATTLFRRAVELEPGFARAHAGLSAAEFQNAFNAYKGVDRDTSVRIARESAERSIELDSLDPMANFVMGRTHWLSGDPTASLPWLERAVALNPNYAQGYYAHGLASLMASEELRGYQDSEQAVSLSPLDPFLYGFYGIRAFSYIADGDVANARLWAVKAACQPGAIPVMDLLAAATCAMDGASDQAETWLRKARGRKPDIDSDYFFRALQFSPGVVRQRIQAAFSRLGL from the coding sequence GTGCCCGCCTCGGTTTATCGTTTTGGCAACTTTCGCTTGGACCTTGCCCGGCACGAACTGCTGTGCGACAACCGGCCCGTCGCGGTTGAGCCCCAGGTTTTTTCCGTCCTCAAGGCCCTGATCGAAAACCGGGAGCGGACGGTTGCTAAGGACGACCTCATGGCGATGGTCTGGCCGGGGCGAGTGGTGTCGGACTCGGCGTTATCCAGCCGTATCAAGAGCGCCCGCCACGCCATCGGCGATGATGGCAAAGCTCAGGCGCTGATAAAAACCATTCACGGTTTTGGCTTCCGGTTTGTGGGCGAGGTCGTCGAGGATGATGTTCGGCCTTCCACCGGTGGCTGCGCAGATCAGCGACCTTCCATAGTGGTTCTGCCTTTTACTCTGCTGGGCAACGATGTCAAACAGGCGGTGTTGTCGCAGGGCCTGGCCCACGACATCATCACCGGATTGTCGCGGTTGCGCTGGCTGAAGGTCATTGCCCGGGCCAGTGCTTTCCGGTTAACGGCAGCTGGTATGTCCTATGCCGAGATGCACCGGTTAACCCATGCCCGCTATTGCCTGGCTGGCTGTCTGGAAATAGACGGCAAAGAGCTTGCCATCAATTTTGAACTTATTGATATGGCCGCTGAGTCGGTACTCTGGGCCGAGCGAATAACCGGTTCGCTGGACGATGTGCACGAAGTGCGCTCGGATATCGTTACCCGAACCATTGCTGCTTTTGAACTGCAGATCTCGGCCCACGAAGTGCAGCGCGCCAAACTCAAATCTCCCGATAACCTGGACACTTGGGAGAGCTACCATCTCGGTATCTCGCACCTGTTTCGTTTTACTGAAAAAGATAATCAGGCAGCCACCACGTTATTTCGCCGGGCCGTCGAGCTGGAACCCGGTTTTGCCCGAGCTCATGCCGGCCTGTCGGCAGCGGAATTTCAAAATGCCTTTAACGCATACAAGGGGGTGGATCGGGATACCTCGGTGCGCATCGCCAGGGAAAGTGCCGAGCGCAGTATCGAGCTGGATAGCCTGGACCCCATGGCGAATTTCGTGATGGGGCGAACGCACTGGCTATCTGGTGATCCCACGGCCAGCTTACCTTGGCTGGAACGGGCGGTGGCCCTCAATCCGAACTACGCTCAGGGCTATTATGCCCATGGCTTGGCGTCCCTGATGGCCAGTGAGGAACTCAGGGGTTACCAGGATTCCGAACAGGCCGTATCACTGAGCCCACTGGACCCGTTCCTTTATGGGTTCTACGGCATTCGGGCCTTCTCTTACATCGCCGATGGCGATGTGGCCAATGCTCGCCTATGGGCCGTGAAGGCCGCGTGCCAGCCAGGGGCTATACCGGTCATGGATTTGCTGGCGGCTGCCACGTGCGCCATGGACGGCGCCAGTGATCAGGCGGAAACTTGGCTGAGAAAGGCCAGGGGGCGAAAACCCGATATTGATAGTGATTATTTTTTCCGGGCACTGCAGTTCAGTCCGGGTGTTGTTCGCCAGCGAATTCAGGCGGCATTCAGCCGTCTGGGGCTTTGA
- a CDS encoding adenosylmethionine--8-amino-7-oxononanoate transaminase — MRNADLVARDLKAVWHPCTQMKDHESLPLVPIKKGSGVWLEDFDGNRYIDAVSSWWVNLFGHANPRINAAIQEQIGQLEHVILAGFSHEPVVNLSERLIEVTPAGLNKCFYADNGSSAIEAALKMSYHYWKNHGKPSKKNFVNLSNSYHGETLGALALGDVALYKDTYQPLLMEVLTAPSPDAYNKEPGETDEAYALRQFEAMEQLLAEKHEEICAVVVEPLVQCAGSMRMHHPIYHTKLREACNRYGVHLIADEIAVGFGRTGTLFACEQAGITPDFMCLSKGLTAGYLPLSVVLTTNDVYDAFYDDYETLRAFLHSHSYTGNPIGCAVALATLDIFRDDNVIENNRRLSACMAESVAHLADHPHVGDIRQHGMTLAVEMVKDKASKTPFPWQERRGIRVYQHALTRESLLRPLGNVVYFMPPYVITEDQIRHLAQVATEGIDIAVRD; from the coding sequence ATGCGCAACGCCGATCTCGTCGCTCGCGATCTCAAAGCCGTATGGCATCCCTGCACCCAGATGAAAGATCACGAAAGCCTGCCACTGGTGCCTATCAAAAAAGGCAGCGGTGTCTGGCTGGAAGACTTTGATGGCAACCGCTATATCGACGCAGTCAGCTCCTGGTGGGTGAATCTGTTTGGCCACGCCAATCCGCGCATCAACGCCGCTATTCAGGAGCAGATCGGACAGCTGGAACACGTGATTCTGGCCGGTTTCAGCCACGAACCGGTGGTCAATCTTTCCGAGCGTCTGATTGAGGTGACGCCGGCAGGGTTAAACAAATGCTTCTATGCCGACAATGGTTCCTCGGCCATCGAAGCCGCGCTCAAGATGAGTTACCACTACTGGAAGAACCACGGCAAACCGTCCAAGAAAAACTTCGTCAACCTGAGCAACAGTTACCATGGCGAAACCCTGGGCGCCCTGGCGCTGGGGGATGTGGCGCTCTACAAGGACACCTACCAGCCCTTGCTGATGGAAGTGCTCACCGCGCCGTCACCTGACGCCTACAACAAAGAACCGGGCGAGACCGACGAAGCCTACGCCTTGCGCCAGTTTGAAGCCATGGAGCAACTGCTGGCCGAAAAGCACGAGGAAATCTGCGCCGTCGTCGTGGAACCGCTGGTACAGTGCGCCGGCAGCATGCGCATGCACCACCCGATCTATCACACCAAACTCCGCGAGGCCTGCAACCGCTATGGCGTGCACCTGATCGCGGATGAGATTGCCGTGGGCTTTGGCCGGACCGGTACCCTGTTCGCCTGCGAGCAGGCTGGTATCACTCCCGACTTCATGTGTCTGTCCAAAGGCCTGACCGCCGGCTACCTGCCCCTGTCGGTGGTACTGACAACCAACGACGTTTACGATGCGTTCTACGACGATTACGAAACCCTGCGGGCTTTCCTGCATTCCCACAGCTACACCGGCAACCCGATTGGCTGCGCTGTGGCGCTGGCCACGCTGGATATCTTCCGGGACGACAACGTGATCGAGAACAACCGCCGGTTGTCGGCATGCATGGCGGAGAGTGTTGCCCACCTCGCAGATCATCCCCACGTCGGGGATATTCGCCAGCACGGCATGACCCTGGCGGTGGAAATGGTGAAGGACAAAGCCTCGAAAACCCCGTTCCCCTGGCAGGAACGTCGCGGTATCCGGGTGTACCAGCACGCACTGACGCGGGAGTCCTTGCTCCGCCCCCTGGGTAATGTGGTTTACTTCATGCCGCCGTACGTCATCACCGAGGATCAGATCCGGCATCTGGCCCAGGTGGCGACCGAAGGTATTGATATCGCCGTTCGAGACTGA